In Roseomonas fluvialis, one genomic interval encodes:
- a CDS encoding dihydroorotase, which produces MERYDLILKGGHVVTPWGVEAADVAVRDGRIATLGNLRSAEAAETIDCAGLHVLPGLIDPHVHLRDPGDASVESIETGTKAAVLGGLAAVFDMPNTAKSVVSRDILDEKRAFLEGRAYCDVGLYVGASKKNIGDLADLELQPNVCAVKVFAGSSTGDLLVEDDASLEAVMRSGRRRICYHSEDEYRLQERKPMFTPGMPHRNHMVWRDVETAMLGTKRLMALARKTGRAAHILHVSTAEELAYLRDYRDVCTVEVLLNHLTQTDEAYDRLGGYAVMNPPIRDQRHLDAAWAAVNDGTVDCIGSDHAPHSREAKERPWPNTAAGLTGIQTLVPLMLDHVTSGRLSISRLVDLMCAGPARVYGALNKGRLAAGYDADFTLVDLKRQRMIRNDWLASPCGWTPFDGTVCTGWPVATIIRGRAVMREDEVLGAPIGRPVSFAETHR; this is translated from the coding sequence ATGGAACGCTATGATTTGATTCTGAAGGGCGGCCATGTCGTCACGCCCTGGGGTGTCGAGGCGGCAGACGTCGCGGTGCGCGACGGGCGCATCGCCACGCTTGGCAACCTCCGCTCGGCCGAGGCGGCGGAGACGATCGACTGCGCCGGCCTGCACGTGCTGCCCGGGCTGATCGACCCGCATGTGCATCTGCGTGATCCGGGCGACGCGTCGGTCGAATCGATCGAGACCGGGACGAAGGCGGCGGTCCTGGGCGGCCTCGCGGCCGTCTTCGACATGCCGAATACGGCCAAGTCGGTCGTGAGCCGCGATATCCTGGACGAGAAGCGCGCCTTCCTCGAAGGCCGCGCCTATTGCGATGTCGGCCTGTATGTCGGTGCGTCGAAGAAGAACATCGGCGACCTGGCCGACCTCGAACTGCAGCCCAATGTCTGCGCGGTGAAGGTGTTTGCGGGTTCGTCGACCGGCGACCTGCTGGTTGAGGACGATGCCAGCCTTGAGGCCGTGATGCGATCGGGCCGCCGGCGCATCTGCTACCATTCGGAGGACGAATACCGGCTGCAGGAACGCAAGCCGATGTTCACGCCCGGCATGCCGCATCGCAACCACATGGTCTGGCGCGATGTCGAGACCGCCATGCTCGGCACCAAACGGCTGATGGCGCTGGCGCGCAAGACCGGCCGCGCCGCGCACATCCTGCATGTCTCGACCGCCGAGGAACTCGCCTACCTGCGCGACTATCGCGATGTCTGCACGGTCGAGGTGCTGCTCAACCACCTGACGCAGACCGACGAGGCCTATGACCGGCTCGGCGGCTATGCGGTGATGAATCCGCCGATCCGCGACCAGCGGCACCTCGATGCCGCCTGGGCGGCGGTGAACGACGGCACGGTGGACTGCATCGGGTCCGACCATGCGCCGCATTCGCGCGAGGCGAAGGAAAGGCCCTGGCCGAACACCGCCGCGGGGCTGACAGGCATCCAGACGCTGGTGCCGCTGATGCTGGATCACGTGACGTCGGGCCGACTGTCGATCTCGCGCCTGGTCGACCTGATGTGCGCGGGCCCGGCGCGCGTCTATGGCGCGCTGAACAAGGGGCGGCTTGCCGCCGGCTACGATGCGGACTTCACGCTGGTGGACCTCAAGCGGCAGCGCATGATCCGCAACGACTGGCTGGCCTCGCCCTGCGGCTGGACGCCTTTCGACGGCACTGTCTGCACGGGATGGCCTGTCGCGACCATCATCCGCGGCCGCGCCGTGATGCGCGAGGACGAGGTGCTCGGCGCGCCGATCGGCCGCCCCGTGTCCTTCGCCGAGACGCATCGGTGA